The window TAAATCAGGGAGATGATGCAGAGTGCGGCTTCGGTGGGGGTGTCGATGGGCAGATCGACCAGCGGGAAATCGAAGGAGAGGATCACCGAGGAAATCTTGGGATTGACCAGCGCACCGCCCAGCACCGTTCCCATGATGATGGAGCCCACCGTCAGCCCCTCGATCCAGCCATTGGCCGCCACCAGTTTCTCCGGCGGCAGCAGTTCGGTGAGGATGCCGTACTTGGCCGGTGAATAGGCCGCCGCGCCGAAGCCGACCACCGCGTAGGCCAGCAGCGGGTGGACTGTGAAGAACATGAGGGAACAGCCGACGATCTTGATCATGTTGGTGATCAACATGACCTTGCCCTTGGGGAAAGCGTCAGCGAAGGCGCCCACGAAAGCCGCCAGGAGCACATAGGAAAGCACGAAGAACAGCTTCAGCAGCGGGGTCATCCACGCTGGCGAATGCATTTCGGCAAGTAGGGCGATGGCGGCGATCAGCAGCGCGTTATCGGCGAGCGACGAAAAGAACTGCGCCGCCATGATGGTATAGAAACCGCGATTCATCCCTGTCCAAGATGTATAACAAATGATGTCCGGCTAGCTTTATACCATGAAACCATGCGCACTCCGTCATAAGTCAAACCAGAAAGATGTTCGTCCGGTAAAATGCCCGCTTGTTCCCCGCTGGGCAAAAACTTCCGGGCGGACCGCGACAGCCAGGCCGGGCGGCATGACTGCTCAAGGTGCGCATTGCCTGCGTCTTGATTGTCATTTGCCCAACGCCGCCACAGGACATCATGCCAAGACCGATCGTCGCCTCCATCAGCATTTCCGCACTTCAACACAATCTCGCCGTCGCCCGCGCCCATGCCCCTGGCGCTCGCGTCTGGGGGGTACTCAAGGCCAATGGCTACGGGCACGGCCTGGAGCGCGCCATGCGCGGTTTCGCCGCCGCCGACGGCCTGGCCCTGATCGAGCCGGATTACGCGGTGCGCCTGCGCGAACTGGGCTGGACCAAGCCCATCCTGTTGCTGGAAGGCTTCTTCGACGCCGACGACCTGCCGGTGCTGGCGCAGCACGACATCCAGTTCGCGGTGCACTGCGAAGAGCAGATCGCGCAGCTGGAAGCCTTTACCGCTGCCGCCAGCCTGCACGCCCACCTGAAGATGAACAGCGGCATGAACCGCCTGGGTTTCAAGCCCGAGACCTACCGCGCCGCCTACGCGCGGCTGCAGAAGATTCCCAGCGTGGCCAGCATTACCCTCATGACCCATTTCGCCAATGCCGACGACGCCGGCAACCCGCTCTTGCCGCTGGCCGAGCAGGTGCGCCGCTTCCAGGCCGGTTCCGAAGGGCTGGACGGTCCTCGTAGCCTGTGCAACTCGGCGGCCGACCTGATGCATGCCGAACTGGCCAATGACTGGGTGCGCCCTGGCGTGATGCTCTATGGCGGCACGCCCGGTGGTGGCTCGGCCGCCGATTTCGGGCTGCGCGCGGCGATGACGCTGGAGAGCCGCATCATCGGCATACAGCAGGTCCCGGCGGGTGAGGCCATCGGCTATGGCAGCCGCTTCGTGGCCGACAAGCCCATGAAGATCGGCGTGGTGGCCTGCGGCTATGCCGACGGCTACCCGCGCCATGCGCCCAACGGCACGCCGGTATTGGTCGATGGCGTCAAGACTGGCACCGTGGGCCGGGTCTCCATGGACATGCTCACCGTGGACCTCACCCACATCCCCGACGCCGATGTGGGCAGCCAGGTCGAACTGTGGGGCAGCAAGCTGCCCATCGACGAGGTCGCCTATGCCGCCGGCACCATCGGCTATGAACTCATGTGCGCGCTGGCGCCCCGCGTGGCCGTGCGGGAAGTGGACTAGCGGCGCAAACAGGCAGGGTGCGGGTAGCACCGCAGCAGCATTGAACAAGCAAGACGACAAGGAAGCGCAAGGCAACGATGGCCAAGGTCAAGACCAATTACACCTGCACCGAATGCGGTG is drawn from Herbaspirillum seropedicae and contains these coding sequences:
- the alr gene encoding alanine racemase, translated to MPRPIVASISISALQHNLAVARAHAPGARVWGVLKANGYGHGLERAMRGFAAADGLALIEPDYAVRLRELGWTKPILLLEGFFDADDLPVLAQHDIQFAVHCEEQIAQLEAFTAAASLHAHLKMNSGMNRLGFKPETYRAAYARLQKIPSVASITLMTHFANADDAGNPLLPLAEQVRRFQAGSEGLDGPRSLCNSAADLMHAELANDWVRPGVMLYGGTPGGGSAADFGLRAAMTLESRIIGIQQVPAGEAIGYGSRFVADKPMKIGVVACGYADGYPRHAPNGTPVLVDGVKTGTVGRVSMDMLTVDLTHIPDADVGSQVELWGSKLPIDEVAYAAGTIGYELMCALAPRVAVREVD